CCAAAGGAGTCTCACTTTCGCACCTTATGCTTTTCCTGATGACAACAACCTTATAACTTCGAGGATTGCCTGCGAAATCTTGCTTAGGAACAGACGAATTGTTGAACATGTACTCCACCAGAGAGAGCCCCAGGACAATGAGGATCAGACAGGCGGGATCGACTTGGAGAAACAGAGACAGAGGACCTTCCATTTTGACGTGTGCTGACTTCTTGAACTGTCGGTTGCGAATGATTTGAAGGTCCCGTTTGCCCATCTATTTATATACAAGGCAGGTAAGATTAAAGCCCTAATTTAATGGAAGATCTTAGCAAGTACCTGAGATGGGGCCGAAAAGTCAAAAAGGGGTACCCGAGTAAACAAAGCCATAAATGTAATCCCTTTTGTTATTGTGGAGTTTTGATTTAACCGCCATTAAAGAGATTTTCAAGCTTTTGCAAACATGTCTTAGCGTGTGTTATTACACAGAAAAAGGTATATTTTAAGAGGTTAAGTCTACCGGCTGAGTTAACTGTGTAAGGTCGTgccagatatttatttaaaacagcaaaaaaaaaatgattataaaaACTACACTATTGTTACTTGAGTTACAAactggtttaaaaataaagcctTAACTATAGTATAAGACTCTTcggtataaaaaagaaatttaaaaatatatgggTTATgttatttagtattgaattaataatttatttttttatacatttttaaactaaacttttagtttattttaccaattgttcaaaaataatttttaattaatttaataatttcatgAATTATGTACATATTATAGGTATTGAAATTCTAAGAAagataaatagttttaatgaGCAAACGTTCGTAATTGGCAAGTGCACATTTGATATTTGGCGATAGATTACACATTTCCCACACAACCTACAGAAGTGAAAACTGCAGCGGTTAGTTTAGGTTAGTCTCTCTTGGAATGCGGTTCCCTCAGAGGCAGGAAAATGGAGAAAGTGGTAGAGTTGTACCACGGATACGCTCTGCTTGTTGGCATGACGTCCTATCGAGTGGTTAATGGGCAGTTCCAGCAAACGAAACTAACCCAGGCGTATGCCCTAGCAATGAATATATTTATCATTGCCACCCTGCCACCAGTTCTTTGGGGCATAGCAAAGGGAATGATGTTGCAAACCTGGCTACCGGAAATTATGTTTATAACTCCATTTATACTTTATTCGGTAAACTATGCGGTTATAGTGTATATTCTATGCACGCGTTGCTATCGGGACAGTATGTTTCTGGATTTGCAAGTGTTAGCAAATCAATTAAACCAGAGAAATGAATCGAGCcggaaagaaaacaaactttaagcTGAAAAGTCAGCTGTATATGAAATCATTTACACTCGCATATTTGTGCCTTGCCTCCGTGGGAACacttttctttataaaatcggGATATTTTGAATCGCTTTTAGTTAGCATTGGCTACAGCATCCTAAACGCCACAACATACTTTTACTTCACCTCATTCTGGCAAATCGTCAGAGgctttgattttgttaatCAAGAAATAAAGGAGCTCATCACCATAAGAGCAGGAATTAATACACAAAAATACTCGGGGGATTTTCGTGGATTGTGGTCTCTTCATTCGACTCTTAACCGGATGGCTAACAGAATAAACAGGGTATATGGAGTCCAGATGCTGGCCTCACGCATCGATTATGTTATATTCAGCATCATCTATGCTTACGTAGGTATGATTTACCTGCATCAAGGAATGGATCTTTTTAAATGGCATGCGACTTTAATGTATCTGTTTCGAACTGGGGACTTCTTTCTCAATGATTTCATATGTGACTTAACCACGCGTCATCAGTGCCATCCGAAACACACAACTATCGAAGGAATCATGACCCAGGAGGTAGTTGAGTGCCTAGATACTATGAATTTGTCCTAAAGTATTGGTTATAATTACAGCTAAGTGCGTATTTGATCTATGAGAGCAGCACCAGGCTCGATTTAAAGGTATTTGGACTCTATCCGGCCAACAAAAATCAATGGCTTGGAATGATGGGATTTATAATTTGCCACTCCATATTAATGCTTCAGTTTTTGTTGATGTTGAGCGTTTGATGATATAACTTAATAAActtcaaacaaatatttttaatacctcagtgtatatttaatttataaatgtttactGTCGATTGAATCTTTGCATGATTTATGAGACAGTGTTTCAGGATAAATTCTCAACGATTTTAAATCTGAATTGACATCGAGATATCAGTGCTTCGAAAAACCTAGTTAGATAAGGACATTATCCAAccaacaaaattgattttatattgATTGGTTTAGCATAACacagtttttattaaatatacaaattttatttaactatcTATGcgctaaataaaaaagatttaacaATTTTGTGCTCCTACGTAATGTGTAAGAATTGATCTAAAAAGGGTTACAGATATTTTCAACTAATTAAATGATATGGAGACGCCACTGCTATTGCAATTAAAGCTGATTTCGATCGGCCAGCGCAACAACGCTTTCCCTAATTGACATATGACGCAAAAGAAGGCCTTTTGGTCTTAGTTCCTGCTCGAATCTCTTAGACGGCAGTTCATTCGGGAAAACAACAATGAGGTTGATAGTTCAGATTTTAAACACATATGGCTTTATCATGGGCATGACCTCATACCTTACGATTGGAGGAGGATTCAGGCAAACAAGGATTACGCAGACATACGCAGTGGTTGTCAATGCCGTCACCCTGACTTTGCTCCCAATCGGATTTTTGAAATCGGCCCAGATAATGACAATGGCCCAATGGCTGCCGTCCTACATGTGGATAACTCCCTACGTCCTGTTCTCAATCAACTACGCTGTAATTGCGTACACCCTGATATCGAGATGCTTTAGGGACGCCATGCTGGTGGACCTACAGTTCgtaataatacaattaaatcgGGAGATGACGCGTACGGGAAAGCGTTTGAACTCGAAGCTGCGTCAATTGTTTCTCGTGAAAACCTTTACATTGAGTTACTTGTGTTTGTCGTATTTCCTGGGAATTTTCCTTTACCAATCCCTATTTAAATTGCCCTGGTCGCTGGCTTGGAATGGATTTCTAGTTAACCTTTTCTTAAGCATCCTGATTCTCGTCACTTACATTct
The sequence above is drawn from the Drosophila gunungcola strain Sukarami chromosome 2R unlocalized genomic scaffold, Dgunungcola_SK_2 000011F, whole genome shotgun sequence genome and encodes:
- the LOC128255594 gene encoding uncharacterized protein LOC128255594, translating into MGKRDLQIIRNRQFKKSAHVKMEGPLSLFLQVDPACLILIVLGLSLVEYMFNNSSVPKQDFAGNPRSYKVVVIRKSIRCESETPLARYCGLRHLQLRHRAKMLSGVKRRLDQQF